From a single Methanomicrobia archaeon genomic region:
- the sepF gene encoding cell division protein SepF, translating to MGLKEGFEKLFVKKEGIRDEDDYQDLDLEEYEEELREEEGVRMYIKLAELTGLYDIPDLKKEIYGGNILILDISLAKQDKVLVEKAIKDLKMAAFDVGGDIAGISDDQVIVAPLGIKIERKKLTKK from the coding sequence ATGGGATTAAAAGAAGGTTTCGAGAAGCTATTTGTGAAAAAAGAGGGAATACGTGACGAGGATGATTATCAGGACTTGGACTTAGAGGAGTACGAAGAGGAGCTCAGGGAAGAAGAAGGCGTACGGATGTACATAAAGCTCGCGGAATTGACAGGGTTATACGACATTCCCGATTTGAAGAAGGAGATCTACGGTGGTAATATCTTAATTCTGGACATATCCCTGGCGAAGCAGGACAAGGTGCTGGTAGAGAAGGCGATAAAAGACTTGAAGATGGCGGCATTCGATGTGGGCGGAGACATCGCGGGCATCTCGGATGACCAGGTGATTGTAGCGCCATTAGGCATTAAGATCGAACGGAAGAAGCTGACCAAGAAGTAG
- a CDS encoding ZPR1 zinc finger domain-containing protein: protein MKETCPLCGAESELQVVPYDIPFFGEVMIFTVVCPSCGYHATDVLTLAEEQKKRCELVVSSIEDVNAIVVRSSSGTIEIPELGVSVEPKRGEAFISTVEGVLKRVENVVMMLARDGASKKRIDAVLKQIDEIKLGKASMTLIIEDPTGNSAIIPNKLFYKKEEGT, encoded by the coding sequence GTGAAAGAGACTTGTCCACTCTGTGGGGCAGAAAGCGAATTACAGGTTGTACCCTATGACATTCCCTTCTTCGGCGAAGTGATGATTTTTACCGTGGTTTGCCCCTCGTGTGGCTATCACGCTACCGACGTACTGACGCTCGCAGAAGAGCAGAAGAAACGATGCGAGCTGGTGGTCTCGTCGATAGAGGATGTCAACGCAATCGTCGTGCGGTCTTCGTCAGGAACCATTGAGATCCCGGAGTTGGGCGTAAGCGTGGAGCCGAAGCGCGGGGAAGCTTTTATATCTACGGTCGAGGGCGTGCTGAAGCGTGTGGAGAACGTGGTGATGATGCTGGCCAGAGATGGCGCGAGCAAGAAGCGTATAGATGCGGTACTGAAGCAGATAGATGAGATAAAGTTAGGTAAAGCAAGTATGACGTTAATAATTGAAGATCCTACGGGTAACAGCGCGATAATTCCCAATAAACTTTTCTATAAAAAAGAAGAGGGTACTTAA